DNA sequence from the Narcine bancroftii isolate sNarBan1 chromosome 11, sNarBan1.hap1, whole genome shotgun sequence genome:
TCTTAACAGTATTTTATCTTAACTGTCAGATCTGCTCAAGTAACTATTATACAGTATAAGCTCAGAttctgactttttttttcttggtaATATTACAATATATCCATTTGTCTGAGAATCTATCTACACCTACACAATCTTCTGGATCCATTGTATTCCTGTTTGTCACTCAGGGATCCCTAACTATTGTTAGTTTACTTACCTGTCTACATAGTCTGTCAGGCTGCGAATAGCTTTCTCCAGCAAACCTTTGTTAGTCTGTCTGTGCCTGTATATTAGTTAGGTTTTATTGGGGTATATGCATCCTCAATGTATCTTTTTACACCTTTGCTCCTTCACTGGTCTAATTATTATCTCATAGGCTTTTTGTACCTGCATCATTAATATTTATTGTTACCAACCACTAGCATGTCCATCTCACTCTGCCTGACTTTAGCCACATTTCAGTCTATCTATAATCACTGTCCATCTTTTAAGAACCCACCACTGCTTGCAGTTTACTCTGTCCACCATATACAGCTATTTTCATGTCCATGAGATCAATACTCGCAGCCATTAATGGCTCGATTTCTCTGTATGAAAGTTTGATGATTATCTCATAATTTCACGATACAGTAAGAATTATCGAATAACAAATATCTTAAATATGTTAAGGAATGAACAaaaattgtattcatgttataataAGATTTGGTGAATAATTCGTATTTCACTAGTACAGAGATTAAGGCAGGGAGAGCAGTTTGAGAATTTCTCATTTTAAATGGAAACACAATGCAGTCTTATGGTGTgataaatattttgggttgtAATGGTGGTTATATATgacaatttgtttttatttattgtgaaaacaacatcttaaaattaaatatttcagaaAGCCTTCACATTCACCAAGCCTAGAGTGGGAGGACTAAAGGAAACACTAACAAGGCCAGATCATGCACCATGTATGGTAGGATATTTGGTAATATTGAGGAACTGAAGGACTTTGGGGTCCCATGGATCCTTTAAGATTGCAATGCAGCTTGGAAAGTGGCCTTCATTGGTTGGGCATCGAAaacaggatgagggaggttgTACTCCAACTTTATAAAATCTTGATCATAACTCAGCTGGACTTCTGAGTGTAGCTCTCATCACTAGGAATGTGGAAGCACTGGCAAGGATACAGAGAAGATCCACCAAGGTGATACCTGGTTGGTGTCTGGAGTGAAGCTAGATCTGTTCTCTCTGCAGCAGAGGGGATATGACTGAGGCATATCTGGGGAAGAGAAAGAGTAGACTGAAGGAAATTTTTCTCTATATCAGAGGAAGACAAAACTAGAGGACAAAAGTTTTGGATAAGGGGAAAAGGATTTTGAACGGATAGATCAGTTAAGCTTCTGACTGCCAAGATGTTGATGGTGGGGGCTTTGAAAAAGTTATGCCAttgaatatcaagggtgaataGTTAGGCCTCCCTCATTGGAtatagtcattgcatgcaagtgtGATTTTTTTCTTGTCACTAAGCAGCTAATGCCTGAGTATTGTCTAGGTCTTGCTGATTGCTAACATTGACTAGTTAATTTTCTGAGGATTGGTGAATAGATTGAATGTTGTGTAACCATTAGTGAATATCTCCACTTCTGACAATAAGATGGAAGAAAGCTCAATGAAGATGCAATTAGAGATAATTGGACCTTGACACAGCACCGAGAAGCTCGTGCAGTGATGTCATGTGGCTGGAAGGGTTTATCTTcatgaaattttaaaaacaaattagacatacagcactgtaacaggccaattcagccctaagagtccgtgctgcccaatttacactccattaaccgaCATGCTGGTACGtattttcaatggtgggaggaaactggatcctctggagaaaacccatgcagacacaggaagaacatgcaaactactttcagacagcatggggtttgaacccaggtctggtcccaatcgctggggctgtaaatattttccactaactgctatgtcaaccgTGCCACTATATTTACTATCAAGAAAGACGAGGGTAGCCTATACCTGAAAACACGACCAACATCAAGAATTCCTCCAATACACATGCTATCTGACCATCATACCTTCATTGTTGTTGGGCTTAAACATTGGAACTCCCTACCCTGTTGGGAGTACCTTTTACTGTTGGATTGCAATTTCAAGAAGAAAGCTCAGCGACATAATCTCAAGACCGGTTAAGGATGGCAAATGCCGGGCTTGCCAAAAAAAACCATGTCCTCATGAAAATgaatacattaaaataaaatgtgtCAATTGAAAATCTTGGCCAAAGCCACTCTATCATTTACTGCTACACCCACATGGTGCGAGTCCCTTTGCTCCACCTTCTGTAATTAGTTACTTCAAATATAGAGACCAGTATCTGATGGTTCAGAATATTACAGCTTGCGTATATCGAAATAACTCGGTTTTCATTGTCACTTTCACCCAACAGCAGAGTCTTCAGTCCTGGACAAAGGTTACACAAATACAACTGATTCAATTACACTATTCTTTATATTTAGCAAAGTTCAgttaaaaattaattaatgtcTTGTAGTATTGAAGACCCAATTGATGGTATTAATACTAAATTATAATTTTGGGCAATACTGCAAATCCTATTCTGCAGAACACCAGACACAAGCGACAAAACCACAACTCCAAGAGTGAAGCCAAGATATTACATGAAATATATTAGTGATGGAGGGTGTGACAAGTACaattgtgatggaggggaggaaagtCTCTGGAACATGTGAGTATGGGTTATATTTGTTGATTATCCTGTTCTAAGGTATTGCTTGTTGTTGGCTGCAATGTCATTTTAGAGGTACTAAAATGAAGGAggagagaacaaaaggaaaagATTCCATTTGAGCCTCGAATCAGATCTCTAGATTCTACCCCTTTCACTGTTTCTTGTAAGGATGCTATCCCTTTCTCCCAATTCCTCTGCCTCCCCGCTTCTGCTCCTTGGATGAGGCCTTCTCCTTATGACATCTGAAATGTCCACTTTCTTCAGTAAATGTGGATTCTCCCAACTGCCATTGATAAAGCCTTTACCATATCTCCTCAATTTCTTATACTTCTAACCTTACCCCGCCTCCCCTCAGGCAGAACAAAGCCAGCATtctttccaccccaccagcctccgtatTCGACACATTAACTTTTCCACCAAATTCAGTGCAATCCTaccaccagccacatcttcccctccccacccccatcattggctctccccacccacccactctctTGGGCATTTCCTGCTGCAAAACCTCTCCCTACTCTCTCCCACTCAGGGTCACAGACAGACCTTCCAGATGAGGTAGAGTTTTACCTGCACATCGTCCAAACTAATCTACTGTATTCAGTGTACTCAGTGTGACACCTTCTACATTAGTAAGACCAAAGGCAGATCAGATGACCACATCATCAAACACTTTCACCCTATTTGTGGGTCTAAGTTTGACCATTAAGATTTTCAAACAATGAGATTGCAGATTACCAGAGCGTTACTGTACTGATATAATCCTTATGAGTATATGTTGCAAAGGATGTCATCTTTACCCCATGGTAGCAGCCACAACAAAAATGCAGTGAACAGCACCTGTAACTATGTAAGGCTTAACATTCACTTTCACTGAAGCCATTGACTCCATCAATTGAGAGGGATTGTGGAACATCCTCCTCAAATTCAACTGCAAGATATTTTCTTCCATTTTACATTTCACCATGAAACAAAACAAGTCTCTAACAGAACCAATCTCAGTGCAGACCAGTGATTGCTTCATTGCCCCGACACATTTTTTAATCTTTCTCAACCTATTGCTTCATCTCACTGCCAAAATTCATCCTCTGTGAGTGGAGATAACCTTCAGAGCAAATCAGAAACATGTGGGTAAACATTAGGGTTACAGTGCCTGCACTCCAAATCCAAAGTTAACTGAACCTCAATAGTTGAGCAGCAGTATGCAGACAAAACCTAGGTTTGTGCACACTTAGAGGCTTACCTCCAATTGTCAACTCGTCCCCCAAAGCATACAAAAAGATGGGCTTTAACCTTAACAATTTCAACATCGTGTTCTCTGACAAGATAAGTTTCTACAGAACATGGACTACTTCTTATATCTCAATACCCCTCAAGAATGTCAGTGATAAAATTAACAACCACTTTCAATGCATGAGCACAACCTTTGGTAGATTGAAGAAAAGGATACTTGAAAATAAAGACCAGATTACGTAGAAACCTCATGATCTACGGAGAAGCATTGATCCCTATGCTTCTGAGACCTGGACTACTTACTGCAGACAGTAAATACAATCAATGCTGTCTTCACAAATCTCTTCATATTCACTGGAGATCAGATCATTGAGTGGTgttacaacaacaaccttgcactcaatattggcaaaatcaaagagatgattgtggacttcaggaggaagtcaggagaactcaatccagtcctcatcaagggctcggtagtggagagagtcaagaacttcaaattcctgggtgtaaacatctccgaggatctgttctggagcttccatgttgatgcaatcatgaagaaggctcgccagtggctatactttgagattctgcacgtcaccaaagactcaaaaaTTTCTTccagtgtactgtggagagcattctagctggttgcatcaatgtctaGTATGGAAgtgtcaatgctcaggacaagaaaaaacttcagAAGTTTGTTAACTCGATCTGGGATATCACGggcaccactccatcgaggacatctacaagaggcaatgtctgaagaaagcagctctatcctcacccaggccatgccctctttaatctgccaccatcagggaaaaggtacaggagcataaagacaaacactcagtggcacaaggacagcttctaccctgctgcatcagattcctgaataatcaatgaaccaaatcaGTTAGCCACTTCTTGCATCATCCGTTGAAGaatccatagtttccacattggCCTCCTTTGTATCCTCAGATCCAAAAGATCAGAGTGAAAGCAAAGCATTCATGATTCCAAGAAAACCCTATGATGAAGGGAAAAATATTTAACAGCTAATCTGATCCATATGCTCTAGTTGTTGACTtgatgttttaatttaattttaatttttaatgtagacatataggacagtaacaggcccttctggcccttgagcccttggcacccaaataccccaattaacatacagccccatatgttttgaaaggtcacgaaactggagcacctgaggtaatccacacagacacatggagaatgtacaaactccttacggatagtgccagatttgaactgcatcaatggcactgtaatagcgttgtgctgacCACTAGGATAATCATGGTGCTTCAGATGTTGCTTTGGATTAATCTTTAAGCTCCTTGTTCTTGAATTTTATGTCAGTATCTATAAAACTCAAAACTAAATTCATCATTTATCTTGCATTCCCTAACTGTACTGTTATTAGAGCTGCGGCTCACCTACTTCATTCCATTTACTATATTATATTGTTTCACAGAGAAGGACTAAAATCAGTCCAAACCATTTCATGTAGATTATTTTCCTCAGTAAATCAAACATATACCTGAATATGTTACCCCACATTTCTCAACATAGCATTCTTCTGCCACAATCTCTGTTCTGCCAACCAGTCCCTGTAATCCTAAAAACTTTGTCACTCATCTATGATGCTTAAGAACGCTCTAGTTAAATGCTTATTGAAGAATACATTTTCTGGCCAGAGCTCCTGTTATTTCTGACTTTTTGCATCCAGTGAAATATCCAAATTTTTCAGAATcaattctttttctgcagttAGTTATCTTTAACAATTGTTACACATCCTACTACATGCATTCATCTCAAGTCCAATGAGAGTCAGCAAGAGATTACATGTTCTCCTACTTGATGCAGCAGTAAAAAGGTGATAACATAATGGTACTGATTGAAATTTATTCATGTCTAACTAAAAACCAAAAAGTAACGAATTACAGTAGAAAATTGTTGAAACATAATTTACCTTCCATTTTAGATTTACTTAGTTGAATCACTCCCTTCAATCAACTAATATGTGAATACTTATAAAGCTTATAAAGAAATAAGAttggggaggtatattctccgcttccgagcgctcccctaggcacctgaaagcagcaaggcaaagcgGCTAGTCACTTTCAAGTGCCTAgcagggggtgggctgatgacaatcagctggtgacccaactccctgcgcctgacagcccccctccccactgcccggcAACCCAACTCCCCGCTGACTGACAGACCACCGGGACACTATTGTTATCAAGGACCATAGCCTTTCGGAGGGTTAGACCTAAGATGGCGTGGATGGACATTTTacattgtagtaaaatcacatcgaaatgctagaggaactcagccgatcttgcAGTGACCATAGGAGATaaggatatattgctgatgttttgggcctgagtccttcttcaatagtcaatattttgggcttgagtctttcatttatgaaaggctcaagcccgaaatgttggttatgtatctttatctttgctctataaagtacactgtttgctgagtttctccagcattgtgtttttacttcacacaCAAGTAATCCTTTTGAGCAAAATACTCACTCTGGGTAACACATGACACATCTACAAGATCTGCTTCCTCACGTGATGAGGGTACAACCATGATCGCTGATGCTGACATGAGTTTTATCCATGTAATCCAGTTTCCAAAACCCTAAAGACATATGGTAATTTAACTAGCCACTCTGAATTGCCCCTACTAGGTGAGCGGTAGAATGTGCATGAAGTTGCTGGGAatttggggagaataaaatgtgaATAGTGTTGGCTTTGTGTAAATGGATGCTGGATGGGCAGTATGAATGCTCCACTCGCTTTACATGAGTATGTGGCttgtacgacaataacaccatcaacaaatttgctggtAATGGGCTGCATAAAAAGGCatgatgagtcagcaaacaggagggagattgaaaacttgtctgaatggtgcagcaacaacaacctcacactcaatgtcaccaaaaccaagaagctggttgtggacttcaggaagggaaaacaaaaTGTGTACGACTGGGtgaaatcagagatggagaggatgagcaaatttaaattcctgggagtcactatctcagaggagctttcttggacccaacacattaatgtcatcatgaagaaaacacgacagcacctctacttccttaagAGTTTGCGCAGGTTTAGTTTGACATTGAAAATCCTATGCAGATGTGcactggaaaatgtgctgaccagctacatcaaggCCTGACATAGGGGCAGAAATACCTCTGAGCCCAAAGCCCTACAAAAGCTAAGGGACACAGTTCAGTACATCacagagaaaatctacatggaatgctgctgtcagagagcaacagcaatcatcaaggatccacaccatccaggacatgctccgttcttgctgctgccatcagaaagaggtatagatggcacaagactcacaccaccagcttcaggaataTTGTGCTCCCTCCACCATTGGAcacccaacaacaaactcaatcagagacacatttaaggattcttactttgcacattatttaaattttaaaatgtagacatagcatggtaacaggccatttttggcccatgagtccaactAACCtgcaccccccagtacattttgaatggtgggaggaaaccagaatccccAGGGAAAaagcacgcagacatggggagaatgtacaaactccttacagagagtgcaggatttgaaccctggtcctgatctctggcgctgtaaaggcgtggcgctaaccactatgccaactgtgttgCTTCACGGTCTGGAATACATAGGattttttaaaccattttttctttgtttacatttcttgactatagttttttgcattaccaataattagaaattctgcttggccctcaggaaaaagaatcagggttatatgtgatgtcaaatGACAACCTGTTCTGAGAAAATAATATTATCCATAAACTTGAACTTAGGTCAATGAAAAAAAGAAGAGTATACTCTCCCTGTGATTGTCTGTTAATCAAGATTCTGTTCTAAGTaatgattttctttttgattatttcaGTGAACTAATTCTTGTGAATTCCCAGAAATTTATCTTTACATTGTGAGATACCTTACTCATCAGTAACTGCTGAAACTCTTGACTTCTGTACCATGTGCTTCTGCTTCTCCACAGATCCACCTTTCTTGCTCTTTGTGGTGTTAACTATTGTCGATGCCTTGTTGGCATGCCCCATCCACTGTTCGTGCAACAATGACAAAGTGGATTGCAGCAATCTTGGCTTGGTGACCATACCAACAGACATTCCATCAAACATCAAATTTCTCTCACTGAGTAACAACCAACTCAGCACCTTGCATGCTAGCACATTCACTAATTTTACCACACTGGAGAAACTGGACCTGTCAAACAACTACCTGGACCAACTACCATCAAATGTATTTGATTACATCAGGAACCTTATTGACCTCAACTTACGAAACAACAGTATTCGAAGTCTGGATAAAAATATCTTTGATAAGACCACTAACTTACAGAGGTTAGACCTTTCTCTTAATggtctgtctcagattcccctactcttaTTTGATGAAATGCAGAACTTGACCTGGTTGAACTTGGAAGAGAACAGAATGCCAAATCTTGAAAGAGAGGTCTTTGAGCCACTTGAAGTTCTTCAGCAATTACAACTTGGCGGGAATCCTTGGGAATGTGACTGCAGTCTGAGGGATTTCAAACACTGGATGGAGTGGTTCCAATACAAAGGTGAGTGGAACAAGCTAAAACAATTCCAGGCATGTTTGCAGCCCTCAGTAGCTACAATTCTTTTCCCCCAAAACTAAGACAACGTGAGGATTAAAACTGAACTCAAACATTTACTAATGAACCTAAATgtcaaaaaaagaaaatgaattggAACCCTCTTGTTAGGTCTATTTTGATTCTCTGTGATAGATGATCATAGACAGATAACCAGAATCATAAATAGACCTAACAAGAGGGTAccaattcattttctttttttgtgattgctttataaatattaagaagACCTAAGTTGGCTTTTTGCCAAACAACAAATTCTAGCCAGTACCCTTAGTGGCCTTGTCAATGGATAAACCAAAAAGTTTGTAACCATTGCATCCTATTCACTTAGAGAAC
Encoded proteins:
- the LOC138745806 gene encoding leucine-rich repeat and transmembrane domain-containing protein 2-like, with protein sequence MECCCQRATAIIKDPHHPGHAPFLLLPSERDPPFLLFVVLTIVDALLACPIHCSCNNDKVDCSNLGLVTIPTDIPSNIKFLSLSNNQLSTLHASTFTNFTTLEKLDLSNNYLDQLPSNVFDYIRNLIDLNLRNNSIRSLDKNIFDKTTNLQRLDLSLNGLSQIPLLLFDEMQNLTWLNLEENRMPNLEREVFEPLEVLQQLQLGGNPWECDCSLRDFKHWMEWFQYKGGKLNGIECSLPKGLRGKDLRVIPIEMFNYCVQLEDENKSSVNGKAVTAPPCVKQELITSRPQYYHTTDCIRQRYRPVSVRRAIGTVIIAGVLCGIVCIMMVVAGAYGCIYASLMAKYHRELKKRQPLMGDGEQEQEEQKQASSMA